Genomic segment of Parageobacillus genomosp. 1:
TACATTGTCATTTCATTTATGATTTATTTTAGGTGGGAACCATAAATAAAAACCATAAACAGTTGTGGTCTTACCCCTGTCAAGTAGACAGAATAAAAGAAAGTTTATGCAACCTTTCTCCGATATTCCACCGGAGAAAGGTTGTTAGTTAGACAGTACGGTCTTTTTCCTGTCGACTATAAGTGGGATAATCTCAAAACATCGCCTTTAAGCGATGTTGAGTTAGCCTCTGTAGGGGGGATGATATCAAGATAAACATCTTTGCTCTTTTCTTTATAACCTATAAGTAAGTATACACAGAACATATTAACTTTGATCGAGCATCATATTTGCAAAATATCTAACATCTTCACTATTATCTTGATTAAAGATTTCTATTAATTTTTCTACTGTATTTCTTTCTAAAGAATCCACTAAGAAGTTTGTAGCCTCTGCAACCGATCTCCTTACGTCATCGTTTGGATGTTTACTAAGTTGTAATAAAATAGAACTGAACCATTCTAGATCTTCAGCTTTAACTTCTTGAGACATAAGGTCAACTGAAGTTATTATGCCATCTATATCATTATTATAAATAGCTCTCATTGTCGACTCTTTAGATATTTCAATCTCATTAAATTCACCAAATTCTATTTCTTCTTCCATTTCCTTAACATAAAGATTTTTTAAAAAGCTTTCAAATGAGTCAGCAATTTTAAATATTTCCCCTGTTTCACTATCAATATACACAATTGGAGGATTTTCCACTGTGTTTCTGTAGTCAAACGCTATCCAAGAGTGACCTTGACCACTAAATAGAATCAGTCCTTCAGGCATATTCCACTCTTCTATGTAGTAAGGCGTTTCTAAGATGCCATTGTTCTCTCCTATTCCTGTAATAAAATCCACATTGACTGAGTGATCGCTCCAAGAGGTAGGTTTTGGTGAAGGATGAGCATTAAACACAATACTCCCACCGTTTTGTATCCTTAAGATATCTAGATAAGATTTTGGTAGTTTTACATTAAGCAGGTTTTCAGCTTTTTTAATATCTGATTCCTTTAAAGGGGGAGCTTATAAATATCGTTCTCTAAATTAGCCCAAATCTTCAAAACAGTTCACTCCCTCTAACTAATGAAAAATGCATTAATTTCTATACAAAATGAATAAGTTTGTCTTCAAATATTCTATACTGTGTGAGTAAAAATCTTTAACATTTTTTAAACGCAGAGACATATGATGCAAAAGAGGCTGGCATAGGGGTGCACTAGTTGGATAACCAAAATAAATGAACTTAATCTGGAAGATCGGATGAACGGCAAATTGGCACTATGTATTATTAAGACATGTTATAGTATGCAAAGCAATGGTGCCACTTTGTTAAAGTATAAGCTAAAAAAGCACACTCTCATAAAATACAGTGTGGAAATGAAAAGGGAGGTACATAATGGAGTTTTATAGATTTGATAAAGAGGTCGGTAAACATATTTCAAAGTTTAATTCAAATTTCATAATGTCTCGTATTATTAAAACAAATATGCCTGCTCATCTTGGCTGTATATACTTAGAACCAAACGGTATCATAGGCTATCATCGAGCTGTTGTTCCCCAATTACTGCTTGTTGTAAATGGAGAAGGTTGGGTTCGTGGGGAAAACGAAATAAAATTCAATGTTAAAACTGGCGATGCGGTTTTTTGGGAAAAAGGAGAATGGCATGAAACTACAACTGAAAAAGGCCTAATTGCCATTGTTATTGAAAGTGAAGAGTTAAACCCTTCTTCCTTTATGGCATTAAAGGAAAATAATTAAAGTATATCTTCTTCAGCTAACGAGGGAGGTCAATAAGCATATAGAAAGACCTTCGCTAGTGAATGGTAAAGGTTCCTGATGCGAGCTCGGTCAGAATCATACCGGGAATGGGCTGACCACTAAAAATTTTCTTGGAGAGGTCGTCCGCTTATTTATGTTATATTTGGGCAACGAAAGGCTGCTAATAGCACACGTGACTGAATAATCTATAAAAGTTAGGAAGGTAAGATTCAACGATTGGAGTGGGAACTGTGAACAAAACGATTTATGTAGATTGGGGCGGGCAAAAGGTAAAACTTACATGGATTCCTTCCGATCAGTTACCCGATTTGAGTAAAGTCACAAGTGTGCATGGATTCTGTTTTTATGAAAATAAAATTCTATTAGTTCACATAAAAGGCAGAGGGTTTAGTATTCCAGGCGGACATGTAGAACAAGGCGAATCTCCAGAGCAAGCTTTTCACCGGGAAGCCTATGAAGAAGGTTGTGTAAAAGGAAATATTAAATATTTGGGAATGATTGAAGTGAGCCATGAGGATAATCCCTTATTTGACCCTAACGGCAAGTATCCGCTCATTGGATACCAATTGTTTTATAGGATGGATATCACCCAATGTTTACCATTTTCTCGTCAAAATGAATCCACTTCACGAATATGGGTTGAACCGGAAGAAGTTCCTTACGTGATCAATGACCATGAGTTATCCTTGTTGATTTTGGATGAAGCTTTAAAGAAGGCCTAATTTCAATACTACGATCGTATGGCTGATTGATGGAAAACGGCAATTCTTCCGTCGATCAGCTTTTTCTTTTATAGCGAGCCGATGGACATATGCATCATGCCCGGCAGTGAATACGTCATGGTATCGTTTTTATTCATTTAATCTGTAT
This window contains:
- a CDS encoding cupin domain-containing protein; the protein is MEFYRFDKEVGKHISKFNSNFIMSRIIKTNMPAHLGCIYLEPNGIIGYHRAVVPQLLLVVNGEGWVRGENEIKFNVKTGDAVFWEKGEWHETTTEKGLIAIVIESEELNPSSFMALKENN
- a CDS encoding NUDIX domain-containing protein; its protein translation is MNKTIYVDWGGQKVKLTWIPSDQLPDLSKVTSVHGFCFYENKILLVHIKGRGFSIPGGHVEQGESPEQAFHREAYEEGCVKGNIKYLGMIEVSHEDNPLFDPNGKYPLIGYQLFYRMDITQCLPFSRQNESTSRIWVEPEEVPYVINDHELSLLILDEALKKA